In one Cervus elaphus chromosome 9, mCerEla1.1, whole genome shotgun sequence genomic region, the following are encoded:
- the GPRIN1 gene encoding G protein-regulated inducer of neurite outgrowth 1 yields the protein MRDCCPSQQKAIPTHPRHSPAQSPSMASRHSSPSGAGEGASCSADPGRSLAYPSKTRIPSQEVAAKETLGTQGALISGTPETTFSGRPEPVSSVKTDPSPSENRNPMFLENMDSKSSKQLDSISIGKEDAGSLRMADPMFTGKTEPAIIGEVDSVASGSKDPVTLGKEDPGSLGKVDPQCSSEMDTVSLRKEEPGSLGKVDPVFPRKEEPRYSGKDLRVSSEEVGSAFTEKTDLVALGKRDLEFSANADPVSLETLTPGSPGKIMPGTVALGPSGRADPTHLGMTDPASMVNAEIMSSTKEDPQFLGKMDPASSEKQGSMSVGMTKTMSAGQVEPTSLKNMDPVSAGEVGSVSLAKVDPVSSGKPEPLSPMQAELMSVGKTETTSSRKEDPVSSRKGDPISVGNTKTSPPGKVNPESSGEIDSASSGPVGPPSSEKAEAVTRGKADPLSLEKSGPLAPGKVGPPALGKADPPISGKVNPVSKGKPEAVLPGDMDSESAGRVAPTSQGKTVWASSGKAEAVPEGTVDALPLEKGNPMNSTKVDPRASGKAESKSEGKAETTPCGQEGTASPGKAEAKSSPTEKPLAPEKPDPGPSESAGSIASGKVAPVALDKTDSVPPRKGELPSSGKGDSLTLEKASRQADGKPCDSAPSPADGGGRVEPASLPSSEASSLVRKDPAAAKAERSPGLEAVAPPPPGPRTRDNFTKAPSWEANAPPPREDAGTQAGSQACVSVAVSPMSPQDGAGGPAFSFQGAPRAPSPAPGPPSRRDAGLQVSLGAAETRSVATGPMTPQAAAPPAFPEVRVRPGSALAAASAPPELVEPVRDVSWDEKGMTWEVYGAAMEVEVLGMAIQKHLERQIEEHGRQGAPAPPPPAARPGPGRAGSVRTAPPEGAAKRPPGLFRALLQSVRRPRCCSRAGPTAE from the coding sequence ATGAGGGACTGCTGCCCCTCCCAGCAAAAGGCCATCCCCACACACCCAAGGCACAGCCCTGCCCAAAGCCCAAGCATGGCCTCCAGACACAGCAGCCCCAgcggggctggggaaggggcatCCTGCTCTGCGGACCCTGGCAGGAGTCTGGCCTACCCCTCCAAGACCCGCATCCCTTCCCAGGAGGTAGCCGCCAAGGAGACATTAGGGACACAAGGAGCCTTGATCTCAGGAACACCAGAAACCACCTTCTCTGGGAGGCCAGAGCCTGTGTCCTCGGTGAAAACTGATCCTTCACCCTCAGAGAACAGAAACCCAATGTTCTTAGAGAATATGGATTCCAAGTCTTCAAAACAGCTAGATTCCATTTCCATAGGAAAGGAAGATGCTGGGTCCTTGAGGATGGCAGATCCTATGTTTACAGGAAAGACAGAGCCTGCAATCATAGGGGAAGTGGATTCTGTGGCTTCTGGAAGTAAGGATCCCGTGACCCTAGGAAAAGAGGATCCTGGATCTTTGGGAAAGGTAGATCCTCAGTGCTCCAGCGAGATGGATACAGTGTCCCtaaggaaggaggagcctggatCCTTGGGCAAAGTGGATCCTGTGTTCCCAAGAAAGGAGGAGCCCAGGTATTCAGGAAAAGACCTTCGAGTGTCCTCAGAAGAGGTGGGGTCTGCATTTACAGAAAAGACAGATCTTGTAGCCTTGGGAAAGAGAGATCTCGAGTTCTCAGCAAACGCGGATCCTGTGTCCTTGGAAACGCTGACTCCAGGGTCACCAGGCAAAATCATGCCTGGAACAGTGGCTCTGGGGCCATCAGGAAGGGCAGATCCTACTCACTTGGGGATGACAGATCCTGCATCTATGGTAAATGCAGAAATCATGTCCTCCACAAAAGAGGACCCTCAGTTCCTAGGAAAGATGgaccctgcctcctcagaaaagCAAGgctccatgtctgtgggaatgaCAAAAACCATGTCTGCTGGACAGGTGGAGCCCACGTCTTTGAAAAATATGGACCCCGTGTCTGCAGGCGAAGTGGGTTCGGTTTCTTTGGCAAAAGTGGATCCTGTGTCCTCAGGAAAGCCAGAGCCCTTGTCTCCCATGCAGGCAGAACTGATGTCAGTGGGAAAGACAGAAACCACATCCTCAAGAAAGGAGGACCCAGTGTCCTCCAGAAAGGGGGATCCCATTTCTGTGGGAAATACAAAAACATCACCTCCTGGAAAAGTGAATCCTGAATCATCAGGAGAGATTGACTCTGCGTCCTCTGGTCCCGTGGGTCCTCCTTCCTCTGAAAAAGCTGAGGCAGTGACTAGGGGGAAAGCAGACCCATTGTCCTTGGAAAAGTCAGGTCCCCTGGCCCCTGGAAAGGTGGGTCCCCCAGCCTTGGGGAAGGCTGATCCCCCCATCTCGGGGAAAGTGAACCCTGTGAGCAAGGGAAAGCCGGAAGCTGTCCTCCCCGGAGACATGGACTCCGAGTCCGCAGGAAGGGTAGCCCCCACGAGCCAAGGAAAAACAGTCTGGGCATCCTCGGGAAAGGCAGAAGCTGTCCCAGAGGGAACGGTGGATGCTCTGCCCCTCGAGAAGGGCAATCCTATGAACTCCACGAAGGTGGATCCCAGGGCCTCCGGGAAAGCAGAATCCAAGTCCGAGGGCAAAGCGGAAACCACACCCTGTGGGCAGGAGGGCACCGCCTCACCAGGGAAAGCAGAGGCTAAATCTTCGCCGACCGAGAAGCCACTGGCCCCGGAGAAGCCGGATCCTGGACCCTCAGAATCAGCAGGCTCTATTGCCTCTGGGAAGGTGGCGCCTGTAGCCCTGGACAAGACTGACTCTGTGCCTCCGAGAAAGGGGGAGCTCCCATCCTCGGGGAAGGGGGACAGCCTGACTCTGGAGAAGGCCTCCAGGCAGGCAGATGGCAAACCCTGTGACTCCGCTCCTTCTCCCGCAGACGGCGGGGGCCGCGTGGAGCCAGCGTCACTGCCCAGCTCCGAGGCCTCCAGCCTCGTCCGGAAGGACCCGGCGGCTGCCAAGGCCGAGAGGAGCCCCGGCCTGGAGGCGgtcgcgccgccgccgcccgggccgCGGACTCGCGACAACTTCACCAAGGCGCCGTCGTGGGAGGCGAACGCCCCGCCGCCACGCGAGGACGCGGGCACGCAGGCGGGCTCGCAGGCCTGCGTGTCGGTGGCCGTGAGCCCCATGTCTCCGCAGGACGGCGCGGGCGGCCCGGCCTTCAGCTTCCAGGGGGCGCCGCGCGCGCCCAGCCCCGCGCCCGGACCGCCCTCTCGCCGGGACGCGGGCCTGCAGGTGTCGCTGGGCGCCGCCGAGACGCGCTCCGTGGCCACCGGGCCCATGACACCGCAGGCCGCCGCGCCGCCCGCCTTCCCCGAAGTGCGGGTGCGGCCGGGCTCCGCGCTGGCGGCCGCCTCGGCGCCCCCCGAGTTGGTCGAGCCGGTGCGCGACGTGAGCTGGGACGAAAAGGGCATGACGTGGGAGGTGTACGGCGCCGCCATGGAGGTGGAGGTGCTGGGCATGGCCATCCAGAAGCATCTGGAGCGACAGATCGAGGAGCACGGTCGCCAGGGGGCGCCCGCGCCGCCACCTCCCGCTGCGCGCCCGGGCCCGGGCCGCGCGGGCTCCGTCCGCACCGCGCCTCCGGAGGGAGCCGCCAAGCGCCCGCCGGGCCTCTTCCGCGCGCTACTGCAGAGTGTGCGGCGCCCGCGATGCTGCTCGCGAGCCGGGCCCACGGCCGAGTGA